One Clostridium sp. CM027 genomic window carries:
- a CDS encoding LacI family DNA-binding transcriptional regulator: MAASIKDVAREAGVSIATVSRVLNDIDVVNEDTKKKVNDAIKKLSYRPNIVARSLKTQKSSTIGIIIPDISNQFYPEIVRGCEDVANIYKYNIMLCNADLDVDKEMESLRILKEKMIDGVIYMSNSIENNVIGLIKELEMPTVLVETTDAGGILPSVTIDNVRAAADAVKYLINKGNKKIAYVGTDIEKVNALAKRHTGYIKGLEEMGITLDKELIYLGGVKARDGYKGINAILDKGVQIDAVFCASDEIAMGVINALRDKSIKVPEDIDVMGFDDIYSASIFYPKLTTVAQPMYDMGSVSMRMLIKAINNLEVEEKHFVLPYRIVERDSCK; encoded by the coding sequence ATGGCTGCGTCAATAAAAGATGTTGCAAGAGAAGCGGGAGTTTCTATTGCCACAGTATCCAGAGTTTTAAATGATATAGATGTGGTAAATGAAGACACTAAGAAAAAAGTAAATGATGCTATAAAAAAATTGTCGTATAGGCCTAATATAGTTGCAAGAAGCTTAAAAACTCAAAAATCTAGTACTATAGGGATAATTATACCGGATATATCAAATCAATTTTATCCTGAAATTGTTAGAGGCTGTGAGGATGTAGCTAATATTTATAAATACAACATTATGCTTTGCAACGCGGATTTAGACGTAGATAAAGAAATGGAATCTTTAAGAATACTTAAAGAGAAAATGATAGATGGGGTTATATACATGAGTAATTCCATAGAGAATAATGTTATAGGCTTAATAAAAGAGCTCGAAATGCCGACGGTTCTTGTAGAAACTACAGATGCTGGAGGAATATTACCTAGTGTTACTATTGATAATGTAAGGGCAGCGGCTGATGCGGTAAAATATTTGATAAATAAGGGCAATAAGAAAATTGCATATGTAGGTACTGATATAGAAAAAGTTAATGCGCTAGCTAAAAGGCACACTGGCTATATAAAAGGGCTTGAGGAAATGGGAATAACACTTGATAAAGAGCTAATTTATCTTGGCGGAGTTAAGGCTAGAGATGGATACAAGGGGATTAATGCGATATTAGATAAAGGTGTCCAAATAGACGCAGTATTCTGTGCTAGTGATGAAATTGCTATGGGAGTAATAAATGCATTAAGAGATAAATCTATTAAAGTTCCGGAGGACATAGATGTTATGGGCTTTGATGATATTTATTCAGCTTCAATATTCTATCCTAAATTGACTACAGTGGCTCAACCAATGTATGACATGGGATCTGTAAGTATGAGAATGCTTATAAAAGCTATAAATAATTTAGAAGTTGAGGAAAAACATTTTGTATTACCATATAGAATAGTGGAGAGAGATTCCTGTAAATAA
- the nrdD gene encoding anaerobic ribonucleoside-triphosphate reductase gives MLHVVKRDGREVQFNSIKITNAIKGAMDEIAFNLKESEVIELTQKVIEKIEDLEKQQLTVEEIQNIVEGTLLENGHKVIGVAFSNYRRERNKIREIKSDLMKAIEKIGVETDRDNANVGNNFSSKLLRIASESNKWHNLSMMPKHLSKAHENGDVYYHDLDSYNLTVNCLHIPTREVLERGFNTGYGYIRKAKRIESAAELSCILLQSTQNDMFGGQSHPDFDNDMAAFIEYTRQEIRQEIRELGVDEHKICEFAERKLRRAVEQSMQGIVYNLNTMHSRAGSQVPFSSMNIGVPESKDAALVCEIFLIEYEKGLGKGEQPVFPNIIFRVKKGVNREKTDPYHYLYKLACRVASRRMNPTFMNLDADFNKFYYDQGITPATMGCRTYICSNANGEAGTKGRGNIAPVTLNLPRLGILAKGEVDKFYKLLDSKLELSREALMHRYDVLKKLRVKDLPFVAGQGLMVGSEGLLPEDSIEPILKNGSWGIGFIGLAETVASLTGKHHGECADSRKLGVEIISYIRNYTDKLIDETKLNWSAYATPAEGLSGRFILQDKAVFGEIPGVTDKEYYTNSYHIPVGYPISIKEKIDIEAPYHKLCNGGHISYIELDDYPTEEIIMDILDYAYKQTNISYMGINFHIRYCKDCGTYLQSGAHKCSKCGSSNIQGISRVTGYLSLDERFGNGKTAERADRISHTAGHVSTY, from the coding sequence ATGCTACATGTTGTCAAAAGAGATGGACGAGAGGTTCAATTCAATTCAATTAAAATTACAAATGCCATAAAGGGAGCGATGGATGAAATCGCTTTTAATTTAAAAGAAAGTGAAGTTATAGAGCTAACTCAAAAGGTCATAGAAAAAATTGAGGATTTGGAGAAACAGCAACTAACTGTTGAAGAAATACAGAATATTGTTGAAGGTACGCTTTTAGAAAATGGTCATAAGGTTATCGGAGTAGCTTTTTCTAATTACAGACGTGAACGTAACAAGATTAGAGAAATAAAATCAGACCTTATGAAAGCTATAGAAAAAATAGGAGTAGAGACAGATAGAGATAATGCTAATGTTGGTAATAACTTTAGTTCTAAGTTACTTAGAATTGCTAGCGAATCAAACAAATGGCATAATTTATCTATGATGCCTAAGCATTTATCAAAAGCACATGAAAATGGTGACGTATATTACCATGATCTAGATAGCTATAATTTAACTGTAAATTGTTTGCATATACCAACAAGAGAAGTATTAGAAAGAGGGTTTAATACAGGATACGGATATATAAGAAAAGCAAAAAGGATAGAGTCTGCAGCAGAACTTTCATGCATTTTACTTCAATCAACGCAGAATGATATGTTTGGAGGTCAATCACATCCCGATTTTGACAATGACATGGCGGCATTCATAGAATATACAAGGCAAGAAATTAGACAAGAAATTAGAGAACTTGGTGTAGATGAGCACAAAATTTGCGAATTTGCGGAACGTAAATTAAGAAGAGCTGTAGAACAATCTATGCAGGGCATAGTATATAACCTAAACACAATGCATAGCAGAGCTGGATCACAAGTGCCTTTTAGTTCGATGAATATTGGAGTGCCGGAATCTAAAGACGCAGCACTCGTATGTGAAATATTTTTAATTGAATACGAAAAAGGACTTGGAAAAGGGGAACAACCTGTATTTCCAAACATAATTTTTAGGGTTAAAAAAGGGGTCAATAGAGAAAAGACTGACCCATATCACTACTTATATAAGCTTGCTTGTCGCGTTGCTAGTAGGAGAATGAATCCTACCTTTATGAACTTGGATGCTGATTTTAATAAATTCTACTATGATCAAGGGATTACTCCGGCTACCATGGGATGCCGTACTTATATTTGCTCTAATGCAAATGGAGAGGCAGGAACAAAAGGGAGAGGAAATATTGCTCCAGTAACTTTAAATCTTCCTAGACTTGGTATATTAGCGAAGGGAGAGGTAGATAAGTTTTACAAATTACTTGACAGTAAATTAGAACTTTCTAGAGAAGCACTTATGCATAGATATGATGTTTTAAAAAAATTAAGAGTTAAGGATCTACCTTTTGTAGCAGGGCAAGGTCTTATGGTAGGTAGTGAAGGGTTATTACCTGAGGATTCCATAGAACCTATTTTAAAAAATGGATCATGGGGTATTGGTTTTATAGGGCTTGCAGAAACGGTAGCGTCGCTAACTGGAAAACATCATGGAGAATGTGCAGACTCCAGAAAATTAGGGGTTGAAATAATATCTTATATAAGGAATTATACTGACAAGCTGATAGATGAAACTAAGCTTAATTGGAGTGCTTATGCTACGCCGGCTGAAGGATTAAGTGGTAGATTTATACTTCAAGACAAGGCTGTATTTGGTGAAATACCAGGGGTTACTGATAAAGAATATTATACAAATAGTTATCATATTCCAGTAGGGTATCCAATATCAATTAAGGAAAAAATAGATATCGAGGCGCCTTATCATAAATTATGTAATGGTGGACATATTAGTTATATAGAACTTGACGATTATCCAACAGAAGAAATTATAATGGACATATTAGATTATGCATATAAGCAAACGAACATTAGTTATATGGGCATAAATTTCCATATAAGATATTGTAAAGACTGTGGAACATATCTCCAAAGTGGAGCACATAAATGTAGCAAATGTGGAAGTAGTAATATACAAGGGATTTCAAGAGTAACAGGTTACTTAAGTTTGGATGAGAGATTTGGTAACGGGAAGACAGCAGAGAGAGCAGATAGAATATCTCATACTGCGGGTCATGTATCTACATATTAA
- a CDS encoding MBL fold metallo-hydrolase, producing MKITWLGHSCFLLEDSKGVKLLTDPFDNTLGYDIYKGSPDIVTISHQHFDHNYIKELTGNYKIIDKIGISTLHDISIKGTPSYHDKNKGAKRGDNIIFTFRMDGYSLCHLGDLGHTLSNDDISSLGDVDILFIPVGGNYTIDGKEASEVTKKINPKIVIPMHYKTSQLSLPLEGVETYLMHMKNASKIDSNTLVVNDEIKESMSVKILNYI from the coding sequence ATGAAAATAACTTGGTTAGGTCATTCATGCTTTCTTTTGGAAGATTCAAAAGGTGTGAAGCTTTTAACAGATCCATTTGACAATACTCTAGGGTATGATATTTATAAAGGTAGTCCAGATATTGTAACTATAAGTCATCAACATTTTGATCATAATTATATCAAAGAGCTAACTGGCAATTATAAAATCATAGATAAAATTGGTATTTCCACTTTACATGATATATCTATAAAAGGTACCCCTTCTTATCACGACAAAAATAAAGGTGCAAAACGGGGCGATAACATAATATTCACCTTTAGAATGGATGGGTATTCCTTATGTCATTTAGGAGATCTAGGCCACACTCTTTCAAATGATGATATATCCTCCCTTGGAGATGTAGATATATTGTTTATCCCAGTAGGGGGTAATTATACAATTGATGGCAAGGAAGCGTCGGAAGTTACTAAAAAAATAAACCCCAAAATAGTTATACCTATGCACTATAAAACTTCACAACTATCTCTTCCATTAGAGGGAGTAGAAACATATCTTATGCATATGAAAAACGCCTCAAAGATAGATAGCAATACTTTAGTGGTTAACGATGAAATAAAAGAATCCATGTCTGTCAAAATATTAAACTATATTTAG
- the nrdG gene encoding anaerobic ribonucleoside-triphosphate reductase activating protein, with protein sequence MKLQIGGFLDNSLVNGDGLRSVIFVSGCMHNCKSCQNEFMQDFNYGDSISIDDIAQKIENNMPIIKGVTFSGGEPFESAIALTKLSEKLKGQGLNIWCYSGYTFEELMHSGDSDKLGLLSCIDVLIDGKFDKELKEGASKYTGSSNQRIIDVKKSILENQIV encoded by the coding sequence ATGAAACTTCAAATAGGCGGATTTCTAGATAATTCATTAGTTAATGGAGATGGACTTAGGTCTGTAATTTTTGTGTCTGGATGCATGCATAACTGTAAAAGTTGCCAAAATGAATTTATGCAAGATTTTAATTATGGGGATTCTATTTCAATAGATGATATTGCACAAAAAATAGAGAATAATATGCCTATAATAAAAGGGGTTACCTTTTCAGGAGGAGAACCTTTTGAGAGTGCGATAGCTTTAACGAAACTATCAGAGAAATTAAAGGGCCAGGGATTAAATATTTGGTGTTATAGTGGATACACTTTCGAAGAACTAATGCATAGCGGAGATAGTGACAAACTAGGGCTATTAAGTTGTATTGATGTACTTATTGATGGCAAATTTGATAAAGAATTAAAGGAAGGCGCTAGTAAGTATACTGGATCATCTAATCAGAGAATCATTGATGTTAAAAAAAGTATTTTAGAAAATCAAATTGTATAA
- a CDS encoding cold-shock protein, which yields MKTGTVKWFNSEKGFGFLSVEGEEDVFVHFSAIQGDGYKSLEEGQQVQFEITTGARGPQASNVTRL from the coding sequence ATGAAAACAGGTACAGTTAAATGGTTTAATTCAGAAAAAGGGTTTGGTTTCTTATCCGTAGAAGGAGAAGAGGATGTATTCGTACATTTTTCAGCTATTCAAGGAGACGGATATAAATCTTTAGAAGAAGGACAACAAGTTCAATTCGAAATAACTACTGGCGCTAGAGGCCCTCAAGCTTCAAACGTTACTAGATTATAA
- the ileS gene encoding isoleucine--tRNA ligase: MYKKNDASKSFMDIEKDVLKLWKEKDIIQKNFDLNEEGESFTFYDGPPTANGKPHIGHVLTRVMKDLIPRYKVMKGYNVLRKAGWDTHGLPVELEIEKKLGINGKPGIETYGVEKFVKECKDSVFNYVNMWEEMSDRVGYWVDMEKPYVTYHNDYIESVWWALKQMWDKDLLYKGHKVMPYCPRCGTSLSSHEVAQGYKDVKEMSAYVKFKVKGEEKFILVWTTTPWTLPSNVALAVNKKYDYVEVIQEGETLILSRDLLSKLVGEYEVVREFKGEALIGLEYEQMFNFYTPKEKAFYVVHGDFVTLSDGTGIVHIAPAYGEDDNLLGKKYDLPLINLVDVEGKFVDCVAPWKGIFVKEADAKILEYLKENNILYKAEKFEHSYPHCWRCDTPLLYYPRESWFVRMSSVRDKLIDNNNKINWMPDNVRTGRMGKFLEGVIDWSISRSRYWGTPLPIWECECGHRELIGSIAELNEKGIDVPGGIELHKPFIDKVNLKCPKCSKSMTRVEEVIDCWFDSGSMPFAQHHYPFENKEIFEANFPAQFISEAVDQTRGWFYTLLAVSTAVFDTNPFENCIVLGHVLDKNGIKMSKHKGNVLSPFTVLENQGADALRWYFYTASAPWLPSRFYEGAVIEAQRKFIGTLWNVYSFYILYAEIDNFDPTKYDSFESENIMDKWMMSKLNTLVKNIDDHLTNYRITQGALELEGFVDELSNWYVRRNRARYWVESLTDDKIGAYMTLYRVITTFAKISAPFIPFITEELYQNLVVAFDKSAPESIHLCAWPEYREDQVDKVLEEEMDMAYKTVKLGRSARNAANIKNRQPLSKMLVSSKSLPGYYGDIVKEELNIKEVELGADISKYVKFEIKPNLPVLGKPYGKLIPGIKKAIGAMNQMELAQTINNGSIVTINVAGTEIELNSEKLLVTMQGLEGYAFAGEGEMGVVLMTNITEELKEEGNVREILSKIQNMRKESGFEVADKIRIYVSGNEMLQNVISRFEEQIKRDTLSVEVVYNGEREYTTVKINGEDLKLDLEKL; encoded by the coding sequence ATGTATAAGAAAAATGATGCTTCAAAAAGTTTTATGGATATAGAAAAAGATGTGCTTAAGCTTTGGAAAGAAAAAGATATTATTCAAAAGAATTTTGATTTAAATGAGGAAGGAGAGTCCTTTACTTTTTATGATGGTCCACCAACGGCTAATGGAAAACCACATATCGGGCATGTTTTAACAAGAGTTATGAAGGATTTAATTCCAAGATATAAGGTAATGAAGGGATATAATGTTCTTAGAAAAGCTGGGTGGGATACCCACGGATTACCGGTAGAACTTGAAATAGAAAAAAAACTTGGAATTAATGGTAAGCCTGGAATAGAAACTTATGGTGTGGAAAAGTTTGTGAAAGAATGTAAGGACAGTGTTTTTAATTATGTAAATATGTGGGAAGAAATGTCGGATAGGGTAGGATACTGGGTAGATATGGAGAAGCCATATGTAACTTATCACAATGATTATATTGAATCGGTTTGGTGGGCATTAAAGCAAATGTGGGATAAGGATCTATTATACAAAGGTCATAAAGTAATGCCTTATTGTCCAAGATGTGGAACATCTTTATCATCTCATGAAGTGGCTCAAGGATATAAAGATGTAAAAGAAATGTCAGCATATGTGAAATTTAAAGTGAAGGGTGAAGAAAAATTTATACTTGTTTGGACTACAACTCCTTGGACACTTCCAAGTAATGTAGCACTTGCAGTAAACAAAAAATATGATTATGTTGAGGTAATCCAAGAAGGTGAGACTTTAATACTTTCGAGAGATTTATTAAGTAAACTCGTGGGAGAGTATGAGGTAGTACGTGAATTTAAAGGAGAAGCTCTAATAGGCCTTGAATATGAGCAAATGTTTAATTTCTATACTCCAAAAGAAAAAGCTTTCTATGTAGTACACGGAGATTTCGTAACACTCTCAGATGGTACAGGGATAGTCCATATTGCTCCGGCTTATGGTGAAGATGATAATTTGCTTGGTAAAAAATATGATTTACCACTTATTAATTTAGTTGATGTAGAAGGAAAATTTGTAGATTGCGTTGCTCCATGGAAGGGCATTTTTGTTAAAGAGGCTGATGCTAAAATATTAGAATACTTAAAAGAAAACAATATTTTATATAAAGCAGAGAAATTTGAACACTCATACCCACACTGTTGGAGATGTGATACACCACTTTTATATTATCCAAGAGAAAGTTGGTTTGTAAGAATGTCTTCAGTAAGGGACAAACTTATAGATAATAATAATAAAATTAATTGGATGCCAGATAACGTGCGAACAGGTAGAATGGGTAAATTCCTTGAAGGCGTTATAGATTGGAGTATAAGTAGATCTAGATATTGGGGGACTCCACTTCCAATTTGGGAATGTGAATGCGGTCATCGCGAACTTATAGGAAGTATAGCAGAACTTAATGAAAAGGGAATAGATGTGCCAGGAGGAATAGAGCTTCATAAACCATTTATAGATAAGGTAAATTTAAAATGTCCAAAATGTAGCAAATCTATGACTAGAGTAGAAGAAGTTATAGATTGTTGGTTTGACTCAGGATCAATGCCATTTGCGCAACATCACTATCCATTTGAAAATAAAGAAATATTTGAAGCTAATTTCCCAGCTCAATTTATTTCAGAAGCAGTAGATCAAACAAGAGGATGGTTCTATACGTTACTTGCGGTATCTACAGCTGTATTTGATACAAACCCATTTGAAAACTGTATTGTACTAGGGCATGTATTAGATAAAAACGGAATTAAAATGTCTAAGCATAAAGGGAATGTGCTAAGTCCATTTACAGTGCTAGAAAATCAAGGAGCAGATGCTCTAAGATGGTACTTTTATACTGCTAGTGCGCCATGGTTACCTTCAAGATTTTATGAAGGCGCGGTAATTGAAGCACAAAGGAAGTTCATAGGAACTCTTTGGAATGTATATTCATTCTATATTCTATATGCTGAAATAGATAATTTTGACCCAACTAAATATGATAGCTTTGAATCTGAGAATATTATGGACAAATGGATGATGTCAAAATTAAACACATTAGTTAAGAATATAGATGACCATTTGACAAATTATAGAATAACTCAAGGTGCTCTTGAACTCGAAGGTTTTGTAGATGAGCTTTCTAATTGGTATGTAAGGCGCAATAGAGCAAGATACTGGGTAGAGTCACTTACAGATGATAAGATAGGCGCTTATATGACATTATATAGAGTTATCACAACTTTTGCCAAAATATCTGCTCCATTTATACCGTTTATAACAGAAGAGTTATATCAAAACTTAGTAGTTGCATTTGACAAAAGTGCACCAGAAAGTATTCACTTATGTGCATGGCCTGAATATAGAGAGGATCAAGTGGATAAAGTATTAGAAGAAGAAATGGATATGGCTTATAAGACTGTTAAATTAGGAAGAAGTGCACGAAATGCTGCTAATATAAAGAATAGACAGCCGCTTTCTAAAATGCTAGTTAGTTCTAAATCTCTTCCGGGATATTATGGAGATATAGTAAAAGAAGAACTTAATATTAAAGAAGTAGAGCTAGGAGCTGATATTTCTAAATATGTTAAATTTGAAATTAAACCAAATTTACCTGTGCTAGGTAAGCCATATGGTAAGCTAATACCAGGAATTAAGAAAGCAATAGGAGCTATGAACCAAATGGAGCTTGCTCAAACTATAAATAACGGGAGCATAGTTACTATAAATGTAGCGGGAACAGAAATAGAACTCAATAGCGAGAAATTACTTGTTACAATGCAAGGGCTTGAAGGTTATGCATTTGCTGGGGAAGGTGAAATGGGAGTAGTCTTAATGACTAACATCACCGAAGAACTTAAAGAAGAAGGAAACGTACGTGAGATCTTAAGCAAGATTCAAAACATGAGAAAAGAAAGTGGTTTTGAAGTTGCTGATAAGATTAGAATTTACGTATCTGGAAATGAAATGCTTCAAAATGTAATTTCGAGATTTGAGGAACAAATCAAACGGGATACTTTATCTGTAGAAGTTGTATATAATGGTGAAAGAGAATATACGACGGTTAAGATAAATGGTGAAGATTTAAAACTAGATTTAGAAAAATTGTAA
- the rsmA gene encoding 16S rRNA (adenine(1518)-N(6)/adenine(1519)-N(6))-dimethyltransferase RsmA, whose amino-acid sequence MADLTISEVSKKYEFRFKKGLGQNFLIDDSVLDDVVEGAEVNEEDFIIEIGPGFGTLTRALLRRAKRVCAIELDEKLLPILQDELKEFDNFELIHNDALKVDFNELIKDEKSVKLVANLPYYLTTPIIVNLLTGGYNFKSLTIMIQKEVAQRIDSEPNCKAYGAFSILVQYYCDTKILRLVPPSAFLPQPKVESMVIRLDRLKEPKVKVKDEELFFSIVRKSFNMRRKILWNSVKDIGIPKEDLLKCFERANIDPKRRGETLSLQEFATLSDEIGLVK is encoded by the coding sequence ATGGCAGATTTGACGATTAGTGAGGTTAGTAAAAAATATGAATTTAGATTCAAAAAAGGTTTAGGCCAAAACTTTTTAATAGATGACTCTGTGCTAGACGATGTTGTAGAGGGGGCAGAAGTTAATGAAGAAGATTTTATAATCGAAATAGGACCAGGATTTGGTACATTAACTAGAGCACTTTTAAGGAGAGCTAAAAGAGTTTGTGCTATAGAGCTAGACGAAAAACTTTTACCGATTTTGCAAGATGAATTAAAAGAGTTCGATAATTTTGAGCTTATACATAATGATGCTTTAAAAGTGGATTTTAATGAACTAATTAAGGATGAAAAATCTGTAAAATTAGTTGCTAATTTACCATATTACTTAACAACACCAATAATTGTTAACTTACTTACTGGGGGTTATAATTTTAAATCTTTAACTATAATGATACAAAAGGAAGTTGCGCAGAGGATAGATTCAGAGCCAAATTGCAAAGCTTACGGAGCCTTTTCAATATTAGTTCAGTACTACTGTGACACGAAAATACTTCGGCTCGTGCCGCCTTCAGCATTTTTGCCGCAGCCTAAAGTAGAATCTATGGTTATAAGATTAGATAGATTAAAAGAGCCTAAAGTTAAGGTGAAGGATGAAGAATTATTCTTCTCTATAGTCAGAAAATCTTTTAATATGAGAAGGAAAATCTTATGGAATTCTGTTAAAGATATAGGAATTCCTAAAGAAGATTTACTAAAATGTTTTGAAAGAGCAAACATTGATCCTAAGAGGAGAGGCGAGACTTTATCACTGCAAGAGTTTGCAACGCTTTCGGATGAAATAGGACTTGTAAAATAA
- a CDS encoding glutamine synthetase, whose product MLKKLIYVIPKEKHSEKEIKETLLAHPEVKFVSLVGIDLSGNDTDERIPMKIFLNDISGFADGAIQTDGSSVVLPGIATLNNAKLDMLADFDCNWYVDYNYENIDPETTLPIGTLKIPCILLHDNLPVDSRSILKRSVECFKTTLLNLFKENPSSLTSFNFEYKDIDELMLTSATELEFWVKTPNDKADIEELSTSQVLKEQYWSKTKGNVRTALEQTLLLMEEYGFEPEMGHKEVGGVKAQIGEAGTLTHIMEQLEIDWKFSNALQCADNELFIRNLVKETFRLNGLDVNFLAKPVHDVAGSGEHIHVGVAVRLKNGKRVNLFNSNKKHFLSTLGYASVMGVLKNYEVINPFVSSTNDSLRRLKVGFEAPICIVTSLGHSVDIPSRNRSILLALIRDLDNPLATRFELRSPCPHTNAYLALSTLYMTMLDGIVYAIENNKSEDDLLKELSKAPGDDSDYLEKDRAYRSEEDVFEFYTEEERAKYFGKAPKTVYENVRTLEEYPEKLKVLTTSNVFTTSIINSFKMAITSRWVTEINNRLLNNYAEEIRKSEMIHTAEKALDLDLANWQKINDLRHSLMKDTYSKKSLFTKIKEASKLENYEELSSLQIQLDAQMEELRHYYSNYKKNLLDI is encoded by the coding sequence ATTTTGAAAAAATTAATTTATGTAATTCCTAAAGAAAAGCATTCTGAAAAAGAAATTAAAGAAACTTTACTTGCTCACCCTGAGGTGAAATTCGTCTCACTAGTTGGTATTGACTTATCAGGTAATGACACTGACGAGAGAATTCCAATGAAAATATTCTTAAATGATATTAGTGGCTTCGCGGACGGTGCTATTCAAACTGATGGTTCATCTGTAGTATTGCCAGGTATTGCAACTCTAAACAATGCTAAATTAGACATGCTAGCAGATTTTGACTGTAATTGGTACGTCGACTACAATTATGAAAACATTGACCCTGAAACAACATTACCTATAGGTACATTAAAAATTCCATGTATATTATTACATGATAATCTCCCAGTAGATTCAAGATCAATCTTAAAAAGATCCGTTGAATGCTTTAAAACAACCCTTCTTAATTTATTCAAAGAAAATCCATCATCTTTAACTTCTTTTAATTTTGAATATAAAGATATTGATGAGCTAATGCTCACTTCTGCTACTGAGTTAGAATTTTGGGTAAAAACACCTAATGATAAGGCCGATATAGAAGAACTATCTACTTCGCAAGTACTAAAAGAGCAATATTGGAGTAAAACTAAAGGAAATGTTCGAACAGCTCTCGAGCAAACACTTCTTTTAATGGAAGAGTATGGTTTCGAACCTGAAATGGGCCATAAAGAAGTTGGTGGGGTAAAAGCTCAAATAGGTGAAGCTGGTACTCTAACACATATTATGGAACAACTTGAAATAGATTGGAAGTTTTCAAATGCTCTACAATGTGCAGATAATGAGCTATTTATCAGAAATTTAGTAAAGGAAACCTTCAGACTTAACGGTCTAGATGTTAATTTTTTAGCAAAACCTGTACATGATGTGGCTGGAAGCGGTGAACATATTCATGTTGGAGTCGCTGTAAGATTAAAAAATGGAAAGAGAGTTAACTTATTCAATTCAAATAAAAAACATTTTTTAAGCACTTTAGGTTATGCTTCCGTGATGGGCGTACTTAAAAATTATGAAGTAATAAATCCATTTGTTTCTTCAACAAATGATTCTTTAAGAAGATTAAAAGTTGGTTTTGAAGCTCCTATTTGCATAGTAACTTCACTTGGTCACAGTGTAGATATTCCATCGAGAAACAGATCTATACTTTTAGCCTTAATAAGAGACCTTGATAATCCACTTGCTACAAGATTTGAGCTTAGATCTCCATGTCCACATACTAATGCCTATTTAGCTTTATCTACCCTATATATGACAATGCTCGATGGGATTGTATATGCCATCGAAAACAATAAATCTGAAGATGACCTTTTGAAAGAATTATCTAAAGCACCAGGAGACGACAGCGATTATTTAGAAAAAGATAGAGCTTACAGAAGTGAAGAAGATGTATTCGAATTCTATACAGAAGAAGAGCGCGCAAAATATTTTGGAAAAGCACCAAAAACTGTTTATGAAAATGTTCGTACATTAGAAGAATATCCTGAAAAGCTTAAGGTTCTTACGACTTCCAATGTATTTACTACTAGCATAATAAATAGCTTTAAAATGGCAATAACCAGTAGATGGGTTACTGAAATAAATAATAGGTTATTAAATAATTATGCAGAAGAGATTCGAAAATCTGAAATGATTCACACTGCTGAAAAAGCTTTAGATTTAGATTTAGCAAATTGGCAAAAAATTAATGACCTTAGACATTCTCTTATGAAGGATACTTATTCTAAGAAAAGCCTATTTACTAAAATAAAAGAAGCCTCTAAACTTGAAAACTATGAAGAACTTTCATCATTACAAATACAATTAGATGCACAAATGGAAGAGCTTAGACATTATTATTCTAACTATAAAAAGAATTTATTAGATATTTAA